In the Periophthalmus magnuspinnatus isolate fPerMag1 chromosome 4, fPerMag1.2.pri, whole genome shotgun sequence genome, one interval contains:
- the LOC117369498 gene encoding GTP-binding protein REM 2-like — translation MPTDVPEEDRLCTNEDKTKCESMTLSSTPTVRRGSTPLPIKHQLRREEAVHDDADWASGAAGPSASPVRFSPALDDSLTITVEGRSGCGPLRIALLGQNGVGKSSLAMALAGDMDRTASVDSDGEGYVRTVTVDDEDSTIVIYDNWRQDLSMLQCEVCVLVFSVTDRRSFHRTAQLRLLLRETQPQTPIILVGNKSDLVRSREVTAQEAMSSAALYNCLYLEISASLDHRTPELLECAVRLARGQSPWPPGTSVEDMSGGGQKESITSRAKRFLSSLVPRYPKEREVGKFLRQKSRSCHDLGAL, via the exons ATGCCGACAGATGTGCCAGAGGAAGACAGACTCTGCACCAATGAGGACAAGACAAAG TGTGAGAGCATGACTCTGTCCAGCACCCCGACTGTCCGCAGAGGAAGCACCCCTCTGCCCATAAAGCACCAGCTCAGACGTGAGGAGGCGGTCCATGATGACGCAGACTGGGCCTCGGGTGCAGCGGGTCCCTCGGCCTCTCCAGTCCGGTTCAGCCCGGCCTTAGATGATTCTCTGACCATCACTGTGGAGGGCAGGTCCGGCTGCGGCCCACTGAGGATCGCTCTGCTCGGGCAGAATGGGGTGGGGAAGTCCTCTCTCGCTATGGCCCTGGCTGGAGACATGGACAGAACTGCATCTGTGGATTCTGATG GGGAGGGTTATGTGCGCACAGTCACAGTCGATGATGAGGACAGCACCATCGTTATTTATGACAACTGGAGACAG GACCTGTCCATGCTGCAGTGTGAGGTTTGTGTGCTGGTGTTTTCAGTCACAGACAGACGAAGTTTCCACCGCACGGCTCAACTGCGACTGCTCCTTAGAGAGACCCAGCCCCAAACTCCCATAATCCTTGTGGGCAATAAGAGTGACCTAGTGAGGTCCAGAGAGGTTACAGCTCAAG AGGCCATGTCCAGTGCTGCCCTCTACAACTGCCTGTATTTGGAGATCTCTGCCTCTCTGGACCACAGGACACCGGAGCTGCTGGAGTGTGCAGTGCGATTAGCGAGGGGTCAGTCCCCTTGGCCACCGGGGACAAGTGTGGAAGACATGAGCGGAGGAGGCCAAAAAGAGAGCATCACGTCCCGGGCCAAACGCTTCTTGTCCAGTCTCGTCCCACGCTACCCCAAAGAGCGCGAGGTGGGCAAGTTTCTGAGGCAAAAATCACGCTCGTGCCATGATCTTGGAGCCCTGTAA
- the nrl gene encoding neural retina-specific leucine zipper protein has translation MSSPSLPMPSLPPSPLAMEYLNDFDLLKFEVKSDTPPLPSQCSYSKSGLSHDPSSSPYTGHPPQDSSLSSSPYNSLPPSPTLSDAHPPPSGASSLSSSSSSISFPLSLSSGFSSGLGSAAQGTMEGSPSHVASQGPTPASLEDLIWLAALQQQFGGEVTGPATLLGALGGVPERGDRERGPVNGFLGCEDAVEALLNSAAAAVSSQFPGLSQSSSSNMGDSSSDSGADMSCGKAADMCHRPLVFLSSAPQSLSGVGPGTGPYPQPLSPQGRLHHHQHHPHHPMHHQHHPQVSQCGVNERFSDEQLVSLSVRELNRHLRGVSKEEVVRLKQKRRTLKNRGYAQSCRYKRLQHRHALESEKHVLTQQLEQLQCELTRVLRERDTYKARYEKLLGTTHTSNSDAPPTRPTNPPSPPPDYFL, from the exons ATGTCGTCCCCCTCACTGCCGATGCCCTCGCTGCCCCCCAGCCCTCTGGCAATGGAGTACCTCAACGATTTTGACCTGCTCAAGTTTGAGGTGAAATCGGACACTCCTCCTCTGCCTTCTCAGTGCTCCTACTCAAAGTCAGGCCTATCCCATGACCCCTCCAGCTCACCGTACACAGGACACCCGCCGCAGGACTCCAGTCTCAGCTCCAGCCCATACAACTCTCTTCCCCCCTCGCCCACACTGAGTGATGCCCACCCCCCGCCCTCTGgggcctcctctctctcttcctcatcctcttccatctccttccctctgtccctgtccagTGGTTTCTCCTCAGGGCTGGGCTCAGCGGCTCAAGGCACCATGGAGGGCAGCCCTTCTCATGTGGCAAGTCAGGGCCCCACTCCGGCCTCTCTGGAGGACCTCATCTGGCTGGCTGCACTGCAGCAGCAGTTTGGAGGAGAGGTGACAGGACCAGCCACCCTGCTAGGAGCCCTGGGGGGGGTCCCGGAGCGAGGGGACAGGGAGCGGGGGCCTGTCAATGGGTTTCTGGGATGTGAGGATGCTGTGGAGGCTCTGCTCAACTCTGCTGCTGCAGCCGTCAGCTCACAG ttcCCGGGCCTGTCTCAGAGCTCCAGCAGCAACATGGGGGACTCGAGCAGTGACAGTGGGGCAGACATGTCGTGTGGTAAAGCAGCTGACATGTGCCACCGCCCGCTggtcttcctctcctccgcccCTCAGTCTCTCAGTGGGGTAGGTCCCGGGACAGGACCGTACCCCCAGCCCCTCAGTCCACAGGGCAGGCTACACCATCACCAGCACCACCCACACCACCCCATGCACCATCAACATCATCCGCAGGTCAGCCAG TGCGGGGTGAACGAGCGCTTCTCTGATGAGCAGCTGGTGAGTCTGTCAGTGCGGGAGTTGAACCGTCACCTGCGCGGCGTCAGTAAAGAGGAGGTGGTGAGGCTCAAACAGAAGCGACGCACACTCAAGAACCGTGGCTACGCTCAGTCCTGCCGCTACAAACGCCTACAGCACAGGCACGCGCTGGAGTCGGAGAAGCATGTGCTCACACAACAG CTGGAGCAGCTTCAGTGTGAGCTGACCAGGGTCCTGAGGGAGAGGGACACCTACAAAGCTCGCTATGAGAAGCTCCTGGGCACCACCCACACAAGCAACAGTGACGCCCCTCCCACCCGCCCCACTAACCCTCCCTCACCACCTCCGGACTACTTCCTCTGA
- the paics gene encoding multifunctional protein ADE2 encodes MEKRAQKQRGGESVPVESAVQWAEAEVLALMKVWSELGPREESRATYELLSDALRRLRVLRSWRECQAQCRSLGLHCTNTKEEDPGLDYNPERHRMGPTAVKEDWEDEHGGGNTRGMFQSPMQEGMKVIVHRALSYNAGTAEEGGRHWSDDEVRALLCVWADKNIRERLKCTLRNKTIFQEMSRLMEKNFGIVRNWKQCRTKYKNLKYDYKTVKTTLDAGGSSSVAGPNKYMKFFEEVEAIMLDHGLERGSLDMQKRVFDGEMATLNTTGPENETVIEIDDDDNSDEYDGDGEVDTGNWKGTDASSSDQIQVVTISDTGRNWSDQEVRALIQVWSDERVRTQLESSTRKRDIFIQISNLLMQQGIERDWKQCHTKYKNLKYLYRSLQRSRTEKSDPRHLMRFYEELDAIMNRPKNNNISSSPQDTTSHMDYNLDTAQIPTLDNDDHTDAYLPDVNNVTSIAAQTGSTSESGLSMSFELTPNTQEEGTHTNRENCKDKQTNHTVQLEKRPERINVPSTNRGQKRKAEEQAPTAQSITGKRINTGVSTVQRVDSCKEEQVHFPIIKINSVHSMASSDTSQDTQDLGLFQTTMASTLEIKVGQKLNEGKTKQIFELVDQPGQVLVQSKDQITAGNAVRKDQMEGKAAIANKTTSCVFKLLQESGVKTAFVKQHSDTAFIAAHCEMIPIEWVCRRIATGSFLKRNPGVKEGYRFSPLKMEMFFKDDANNDPQWSEEQILAANFNLAGLSIGKCEVDIMSRSTVAIFEILERAWATQDCTLVDMKIEFGVNVKTQEIVLADVIDNDSWRLWPSGDRSQQKDKQVYRDLKEVTPEAMQMVKRNFEWVAERVQLLHESQTNGRVVVLMGSTSDMAHCEKIKKACTSYGIPCILRVTSAHKGPDETLRIKAEYEGDGVPTVFVAVAGRSNGLGPVMSGNTVYPVINCPPLTPDWGAQDVWSSLRMPSGLGCSTILSPDASAQFAAQIFGLTNHLVWCKLRASMLNTWVSLKLADKKLQACSI; translated from the exons ATGGAGAAGAGagcacagaaacaaagaggagGTGAGAGTGTCCCGGTGGAGAGCGCGGTGCAGTGGGCAGAGGCTGAGGTGCTGGCCCTGATGAAAGTGTGGAGCGAATTAGGGCCccgagaggagagcagagccacATACGAGCTGCTCTCAGACGCTCTGAGGAGGCTCAGGGTGCTGCGCAGCTGGAGGGAGTGCCAGGCCCAGTGCAGGAGTCTAGGACTGCACTGCACCAACACCAAAGAGGAGGACCCAGGGCTAGACTACAACCCAGAGAGGCACAGGATGGGCCCCACAGCAGTGAAGGAGGACTGGGAAGACGAGCACGGAGGGGGCAACACCAGAGGAATGTTCCAGTCACCAATGCAGGAAG GAATGAAGGTTATTGTCCATCGTGCACTGTCCTACAATGCTGGCACCGCTGAAGAAGGTGGTCGTCACTGGTCGGATGATGAGGTGAGAGCGCTCCTGTGTGTTTGGGCAGACAAGAACATCCGGGAGCGCCTAAAATGTACACTACGCAACAAGACCATCTTCCAGGAGATGTCCCGTCTGATGGAGAAAAACTTTGGGATCGTACGCAATTGGAAGCAGTGCCGCACCAAATACAAGAACCTGAAGTATGACTACAAAACTGTGAAGACAACTCTTGATGCAGGTGGCAGCAGCAGTGTAGCGGGACCCAACAAGTACATGAAGTTTTTTGAGGAAGTGGAGGCCATAATGCTGGATCATGGGCTAGAGAGGGGGTCCCTGGACATGCAGAAGAGAGTGTTTGATGGAGAAATGGCAACATTAAATACAACAGGCCCTGAAAATGAGACGGTCATTGAAATAGATGATG ATGACAACAGCGATGAGTATGATGGTGATGGAGAAGTGGACACTGGAAACTGGAAAGGAACAG ATGCATCAAGCTCTGAccaaatccaggtggtgaccaTTTCAGACACGGGTCGTAACTGGAGTGACCAGGAAGTGAGAGCTCTCATTCAGGTTTGGTCTGATGAGCGCGTTCGAACACAACTGGAAAGCTCCACCAGAAAGAGGGACATTTTTATCCAAATCTCAAACTTACTGATGCAGCAGGGCATTGAGCGTGACTGGAAACAATGCCATACAAAGTACAAGAACCTCAAGTACCTGTACAGGTCCCtacagaggagcaggacagagAAGTCAGACCCAAGACACCTAATGCGTTTCTATGAGGAGTTAGACGCCATTATGAATCGTCCCAAAAATAACAATATCAGCAGCTCACCACAAGATACTACGTCGCACATGGACTATAACCTGGACACTGCACAGATCCCCACATTGGACAATGATGACCACACAGATGCATATTTACCAGATGTTAATAATGTCACATCTATTGCAGCGCAAACAGGAAGCACCTCTGAATCTGGGCTCTCCATGAGCTTTGAACTTACACCCAACACTCAAGAGGAggggacacacacaaacagagaaAACTGCAAGGataaacaaactaatcacactg TGCAATTGGAGAAAAGACCAGAAAGAATAAATGTCCCTTCAACAAACCGCGGACAAAAAAGGAAAGCAGAGGAGCAAG CGCCCACAGCCCAATCCATAACAGGAAAACGTATTAACACAGGAGTCAGCACTGTCCAGAGGGTGGATTCTTGCAAAGAAGAGCAAGTGCACTTTCCCATTATAAAAATCAATTCAGTTCATTCAATGGCTTCTTCTGATACATCCCAAGACACCCAG GATCTCGGACTCTTTCAGACGACAATGGCATCCACACTAG AGATAAAAGTTGGCCAAAAGTTGAACGAAGGCAAGACGAAGCAGATCTTTGAGCTCGTGGATCAGCCCGGgcaggtcctggtccagtccaagGACCAAATCACGGCTGGGAATGCTGTGAGGAAGGATCAGATGGAGGGGAAGGCTGCCATCGCCAATAAAACCACGAGCTGCGTGTTTAAGCTGCTGCAGGAATCTG gTGTTAAAACGGCCTTTGTAAAACAGCACTCGGACACAGCTTTCATTGCAGCCCATTGTGAAATGATTCCTATTGAGTGGGTCTGTCGTCGTATAGCAACAGGTTCTTTCCTCAAAAGAAATCCAGGAGTCAAGGAGGGTTACCGCTTTTCTCCTCTCAAGATGGAGATGTTCTTCAAG GACGATGCCAACAATGATCCCcagtggtcagaggagcagattcTTGCAGCCAACTTCAACCTGGCAGGACTCTCGATCGGCAAATGTGAGGTGGATATTATGAGTCGCAGCACTGTGGCCATTTTTGAGATTCTGGAGAGAGCCTGGGCCACTCAGGACTGCACTCTGGTCGATATGAAG ATTGAGTTTGGTGTGAATGTAAAAACTCAAGAGATTGTCCTGGCTGATGTGATTGACAATGATTCCTGGAGGTTGTGGCCGTCCGGTGATCGAAGCCAACAAAAGGACAAGCAG GTATATCGAGATCTTAAAGAGGTCACACCTGAAGCAATGCAAATGGTGAAGAGAAACTTTGAGTGGGTTGCAGAGAGAGTGCAG CTTCTGCACGAGTCCCAAACTAATGGCCGAGTAGTTGTTTTGATGGGCTCCACCTCGGACATGGCTCACTGTGAAAAGATCAAAAAGGCCTGCACTTCCTATGGCATTCCCTGTATTTTGAGAGTGACCTCTGCACATAAGGGCCCAGATGAGACGCTTCGCATTAAGGCTGAATATGAAG GTGATGGCGTGCCCACTGTGTTTGTGGCTGTAGCGGGTAGAAGTAACGGTCTTGGTCCAGTCATGTCCGGAAACACAGTTTACCCAGTGATCAActgtcctcctctcactccagacTGGGGAGCGCAAGATGTGTGGTCGTCTCTCCGCATGCCAAGTG GTCTTGGCTGCTCCACCATCCTTTCTCCTGATGCTTCAGCCCAGTTTGCTGCACAGATCTTCGGATTGACCAATCACCTGGTGTGGTGCAAACTCAGGGCATCCATGCTCAACACCTGGGTCTCTCTAAAGCTGGCTGACAAAAAACTCCAAGCCTGTAGTATCTGA